Proteins from a single region of Streptococcus mitis:
- a CDS encoding DUF443 family protein translates to MQKIKLYYKGNLRYLLFHYQGRQYLLDRSPKHFLGYFCLPLNWYFYQKVYAISDEELVKIEEKNAKASKFILPTSLAAGLAVFVNAWAHMNHIDLFANFYVNFSIVTSLVLVVIGLLLSFSLLQLLYFKKKKTLEKLLNRSLEQSNYYKIKPVNSLRFYVKMLLLRLCFFALALIFVLAFIYIKNVAMLLIMILTMFIFLATINVAFAPGEEREYEIVEVKSNQSKN, encoded by the coding sequence ATGCAAAAAATAAAATTATATTATAAAGGGAATCTTCGATACCTATTATTTCATTATCAGGGGAGACAGTATCTATTAGATAGATCTCCTAAACATTTTCTCGGATACTTCTGTTTGCCTCTAAACTGGTATTTTTATCAGAAAGTTTATGCTATCTCAGATGAAGAACTTGTTAAAATCGAAGAAAAAAACGCTAAGGCGAGCAAATTTATCCTTCCAACGTCATTAGCCGCAGGATTGGCAGTTTTTGTGAATGCCTGGGCTCATATGAATCATATTGATTTATTTGCCAACTTTTATGTGAATTTTTCGATAGTAACTAGCTTGGTTTTAGTAGTTATTGGTCTATTATTGTCTTTTAGTTTGCTTCAACTTTTATATTTTAAAAAGAAAAAAACTTTGGAAAAATTACTCAATAGATCATTGGAGCAATCTAATTATTATAAAATAAAACCAGTAAATTCATTGCGTTTTTACGTAAAAATGCTTCTTTTACGACTATGTTTCTTTGCTTTAGCTCTTATATTTGTCTTAGCTTTTATTTACATAAAAAATGTTGCCATGCTTTTGATAATGATTTTAACAATGTTCATTTTTCTAGCAACCATAAATGTTGCCTTTGCCCCTGGAGAAGAACGGGAATATGAGATAGTTGAAGTCAAATCAAACCAGAGTAAAAATTAA
- a CDS encoding DUF443 family protein codes for MKTIRFTYGNFRYLVFELNHQYYLLDRRPCHLIGYLFPPINWLFFQHVYPITSDEYSKIKEKNGRTIKLTVSASLGAGLSVFLYNWLRVNKIDITKYFEMNLSSFTKVAIFLMTFLLTYVLVELFYYSRKRRMASVLGRELRHLQYYKITPVKIDFKQLLGFLVVIGGLAFFMSLYYFYSGNLLFGLMANAIIFLYLSASNVAFGTESHHLYKINDKILK; via the coding sequence ATGAAAACAATTCGTTTTACTTATGGGAATTTTCGTTATTTAGTATTTGAATTGAATCATCAATACTATCTACTTGATAGAAGGCCATGTCATTTGATAGGATATCTTTTTCCACCTATAAATTGGCTTTTCTTTCAACATGTGTATCCTATTACATCAGATGAGTACTCTAAAATAAAAGAAAAAAATGGCCGTACAATAAAACTCACTGTTTCAGCTTCTCTCGGTGCTGGACTGAGTGTCTTTTTATATAATTGGTTACGCGTGAACAAGATTGATATCACTAAGTATTTTGAAATGAATCTTTCAAGTTTTACGAAAGTGGCAATCTTTTTAATGACTTTTCTTTTAACATATGTTCTGGTTGAATTATTTTACTATTCTCGGAAAAGAAGGATGGCCTCCGTGCTAGGGCGCGAACTTAGGCATTTACAATACTATAAAATCACACCAGTAAAAATTGACTTTAAACAATTGCTAGGCTTTTTAGTAGTTATTGGTGGACTAGCATTTTTTATGTCCTTGTATTATTTTTACTCAGGTAACTTACTTTTTGGTTTAATGGCTAATGCAATCATCTTTCTATATTTATCGGCTTCTAATGTTGCATTTGGAACTGAAAGTCATCACTTATATAAAATAAATGATAAAATACTAAAATAA
- a CDS encoding DUF6572 domain-containing protein, whose amino-acid sequence MESIYVSQKDMLEICQDGDKYFLRYPTFNITMPEVVQEIPKEAVDSYLVGEHDGEELINYANFGFWESKKQYTQEESDKIFIRNNPDLIFNDLSNNQKIFSPEEFNQIVTQVIVSKLKPSELDSIGVVDSHLELLLVDLIGWEEEIEAVHLEILQEKINNYIHFLESKQYVERYGDNFDQKVIHITFQYSPSDNGLAFLAAVQKVLQPTDMSLKAELPQR is encoded by the coding sequence ATGGAATCAATTTATGTAAGTCAAAAAGATATGTTGGAAATCTGTCAAGATGGTGACAAGTATTTCTTGCGTTATCCAACTTTTAATATTACCATGCCAGAAGTAGTTCAAGAAATCCCCAAAGAAGCAGTGGATAGCTATTTAGTAGGAGAACATGATGGTGAAGAATTAATTAATTATGCTAATTTCGGATTTTGGGAATCAAAAAAGCAATATACACAAGAAGAGTCAGACAAAATTTTTATACGAAATAATCCTGATCTAATTTTTAATGATTTATCTAATAACCAAAAAATATTTTCTCCTGAAGAATTTAATCAAATCGTCACACAAGTTATCGTTTCAAAACTGAAACCTAGCGAACTAGACTCTATTGGTGTTGTAGATAGTCATTTAGAGTTACTCCTTGTGGATCTAATTGGCTGGGAGGAAGAAATAGAAGCAGTACATCTGGAAATTCTGCAAGAAAAAATTAATAATTACATTCACTTCCTCGAAAGTAAACAGTATGTGGAACGATACGGTGATAACTTTGACCAAAAAGTCATCCATATCACATTCCAGTATTCTCCGTCTGATAACGGTTTAGCCTTTCTCGCAGCGGTTCAGAAGGTGTTACAACCTACAGATATGAGCCTGAAGGCAGAATTACCGCAGCGGTAA
- a CDS encoding Imm59 family immunity protein: protein MFNREQERVELLSEIQKLGYDSLRFSIFNDHNPWEWETRIELNPQTHKYEVYLTRDRAGKGRVFEYSDFPDAKEKFLELLDHTVSRNNYYISNGWVPQYPSPLWDKPEIDIKSLKNIVEKEIKERGLESLSYVLFDEDSRQPWATHLFFKDNKFQINSRDERSYIVGKTWEFDTMKEAWDEFFKILSLTVHAEQLANELGLSHPYPSPLWDEEGK from the coding sequence ATGTTTAATAGAGAGCAAGAACGAGTGGAGCTTTTATCGGAGATTCAAAAACTAGGCTATGATAGTTTGAGATTTTCAATTTTCAATGACCATAATCCCTGGGAGTGGGAAACGAGAATTGAACTCAATCCTCAAACTCATAAGTATGAGGTATATTTAACAAGGGATAGGGCTGGAAAAGGAAGAGTTTTTGAGTATTCTGATTTTCCTGATGCAAAAGAAAAATTTTTGGAATTGTTAGACCATACCGTTTCAAGAAATAATTACTATATTTCCAATGGCTGGGTACCACAATATCCTTCCCCACTATGGGATAAACCAGAAATCGATATCAAATCTTTGAAAAATATAGTGGAAAAGGAGATTAAAGAAAGAGGTCTTGAAAGCTTGTCTTATGTCTTGTTTGATGAAGATAGCAGGCAACCATGGGCAACACATTTGTTTTTTAAAGATAACAAGTTTCAAATTAACAGTAGGGATGAACGCTCATATATTGTGGGGAAAACATGGGAGTTTGATACGATGAAGGAAGCATGGGATGAATTCTTTAAGATTCTTAGTCTGACAGTTCATGCGGAACAGTTGGCAAATGAACTTGGCCTTTCACACCCCTATCCTTCACCACTATGGGACGAGGAAGGAAAATGA
- a CDS encoding SMI1/KNR4 family protein, protein MTQKEQAIIYPLPTDALLQEREVAWRVKLPDDYKEFIKNENGLIPSKRYFHFGNNEKVIDRFLAILAISGEKEEEAYDIGVVSTQLEGRIVFDEDYVGMQLIPIAALFGGDFLCLNYVENTANPSICIWYHEESYELEPAVEFVANNFTEFLVMLQD, encoded by the coding sequence ATGACTCAGAAAGAACAAGCAATTATCTACCCCTTGCCAACTGATGCGCTATTACAGGAAAGAGAAGTAGCGTGGAGGGTTAAACTGCCTGATGATTATAAGGAATTTATAAAGAATGAGAATGGATTGATTCCGTCAAAACGTTATTTTCATTTTGGGAATAATGAGAAAGTAATCGATCGATTTTTAGCTATACTAGCTATTTCAGGTGAGAAGGAAGAAGAGGCTTATGATATCGGAGTTGTGAGTACACAATTGGAAGGGCGCATTGTCTTTGATGAAGATTATGTTGGAATGCAACTAATCCCCATAGCAGCATTGTTCGGTGGTGATTTTCTTTGTCTAAACTATGTGGAGAATACTGCAAATCCGAGTATTTGTATCTGGTATCATGAAGAATCTTATGAATTAGAACCTGCTGTAGAATTTGTAGCGAACAACTTCACAGAGTTTTTAGTAATGCTACAGGATTAG
- a CDS encoding Imm59 family immunity protein has protein sequence MKNLDKEKQDLLSAIQDLGYESLRYSIFNEYGPGEWEVVIDFDDSMQVYNVYATVDRASKEGIFNFTDFSEAKEKFLKFLGDTIFFNRYYVQEGMDKMYSSPLWDGSETLSREIIENYKRIIEKSISEKNYQSLVYVLFNEKDTTPFAIHLFFRDNLFMVNCRDDRSYIMGKTFEFTNFLEAKEKFFKLLDFTVREGRRDVANRGSYMYSSPLWDKEETD, from the coding sequence ATGAAAAATTTAGATAAAGAAAAGCAAGACTTGCTATCAGCCATTCAAGATTTAGGATACGAAAGTTTGAGATATTCTATTTTTAACGAATATGGTCCTGGAGAATGGGAAGTGGTAATCGACTTTGACGATTCTATGCAAGTTTACAATGTCTATGCTACCGTGGATAGAGCAAGTAAGGAGGGAATTTTCAACTTTACAGACTTTTCAGAAGCAAAAGAGAAATTTTTAAAATTTTTGGGAGATACTATTTTTTTCAATCGTTATTATGTTCAGGAAGGAATGGATAAGATGTATTCTTCTCCATTATGGGACGGTTCTGAGACTCTTTCAAGAGAGATTATTGAAAACTATAAGAGAATAATTGAAAAATCCATTAGCGAAAAGAACTACCAATCTTTAGTCTATGTTTTATTTAATGAAAAAGATACTACTCCTTTCGCGATTCATCTGTTCTTTAGGGATAACCTGTTTATGGTAAATTGTAGAGATGATAGGTCTTATATTATGGGAAAAACATTTGAATTTACTAATTTTTTGGAAGCAAAAGAGAAATTTTTCAAGCTGTTAGATTTTACAGTTCGTGAAGGACGAAGAGATGTAGCAAACAGAGGAAGTTATATGTACTCCTCTCCATTGTGGGACAAGGAAGAGACTGATTAA
- a CDS encoding Imm59 family immunity protein, whose protein sequence is MRDEAQERLELLSAIQDLGYESLRYSIFNEYGPGEWEVVIEFDDSKQAYNVYATMDRASYNKKLEFDNFQDAKLAFLERLEHFVESTKKGLKVGFSPYYSSPLWDNEKTD, encoded by the coding sequence ATGAGAGACGAAGCCCAAGAACGTTTAGAACTGTTATCAGCCATTCAAGATTTAGGATACGAAAGTTTGAGATATTCTATTTTTAACGAATATGGTCCTGGTGAATGGGAAGTGGTAATCGAATTTGACGATTCTAAGCAAGCGTACAATGTTTACGCTACCATGGATCGAGCAAGTTATAATAAAAAATTAGAATTTGATAATTTTCAAGATGCAAAACTAGCTTTTTTGGAACGATTAGAACATTTTGTAGAATCGACTAAGAAAGGACTTAAAGTTGGATTTTCTCCATATTACTCCTCCCCACTTTGGGACAATGAAAAGACGGATTGA
- a CDS encoding Imm59 family immunity protein, with amino-acid sequence MNNNLNLDLLKQDVEKEIREKGFENLYYALFDEHSSQLWAIHLCYRDGKFMVNSRDDRTYIMGKTREFDNFEEAKLSFLNLMESFIEMNRYFVQNGDSPYYSCSLWDEKGDV; translated from the coding sequence ATGAATAATAATTTGAATTTAGATTTGTTAAAACAAGATGTAGAAAAAGAAATCAGAGAAAAAGGCTTTGAAAATCTTTATTATGCTCTATTTGATGAGCATAGTAGTCAACTTTGGGCTATACATCTATGCTATCGAGATGGGAAGTTTATGGTAAATAGTCGGGACGACCGGACCTATATAATGGGGAAAACAAGGGAGTTTGACAATTTTGAAGAGGCAAAGCTATCTTTTCTTAATTTAATGGAGTCTTTTATCGAAATGAACAGATATTTTGTACAGAATGGAGATTCACCCTACTATTCTTGTAGTTTGTGGGATGAAAAAGGAGATGTCTAG